The following proteins come from a genomic window of Pseudomonas cichorii:
- a CDS encoding Nif3-like dinuclear metal center hexameric protein, whose product MYKLAFFVPASHVEQVKNAVFAAGAGRIGAYDHCSWQVLGQGQFRPLDGSQPFIGHGGVVETVEEWKVEMVVADEFIHQAVMALKQSHPYETPAYEVWRLEAF is encoded by the coding sequence ATGTACAAGCTTGCCTTCTTCGTGCCCGCAAGCCATGTGGAGCAGGTCAAGAACGCCGTATTCGCCGCTGGTGCAGGGCGAATCGGTGCTTACGATCACTGCTCATGGCAAGTGCTCGGCCAGGGCCAGTTCCGCCCGCTGGATGGCAGTCAGCCATTTATCGGGCACGGTGGCGTGGTCGAGACGGTCGAGGAATGGAAAGTCGAGATGGTCGTGGCCGATGAGTTCATTCATCAGGCAGTGATGGCTCTCAAGCAGAGCCATCCGTACGAAACGCCAGCTTATGAAGTCTGGCGGCTGGAAGCGTTTTAA
- a CDS encoding L,D-transpeptidase family protein: MRWLFAFFCMSFVPLSQAAFTQTIVPKGSEQKIIDHKVINTQSLADKKIDKVLVLKSARQLQLISGGEALKTYRISLGRNPKGTKLQEGDQRTPEGFYWIDWRKPSNNYNLSMHISYPNISDAARARREGVKPGSMIMLHGTPVDEEYPEWYFHTLDWTNGCIALKNNDMREVWDLVKDGTMIEIRP, translated from the coding sequence ATGCGTTGGCTGTTCGCTTTCTTCTGCATGTCGTTCGTTCCGCTGTCGCAAGCGGCCTTTACCCAGACCATCGTGCCCAAGGGCAGCGAACAGAAAATCATCGATCACAAGGTCATCAATACCCAGAGCCTTGCCGACAAGAAAATCGACAAGGTGCTGGTGCTCAAATCCGCACGTCAGTTGCAATTGATCAGCGGCGGCGAAGCGCTCAAGACCTATCGCATTTCCCTGGGCAGAAACCCCAAGGGCACCAAGCTGCAGGAAGGCGACCAGCGCACACCGGAAGGTTTCTACTGGATCGACTGGCGCAAGCCCAGCAACAATTACAACCTGTCGATGCACATTTCCTACCCGAACATTTCAGATGCGGCACGCGCACGCCGTGAAGGCGTCAAGCCCGGCAGCATGATCATGCTGCATGGCACGCCCGTGGACGAAGAATATCCGGAGTGGTATTTCCATACCCTGGACTGGACCAATGGCTGCATCGCGCTGAAGAACAACGATATGCGCGAGGTCTGGGATCTGGTGAAGGACGGCACGATGATCGAGATCCGGCCGTAA
- a CDS encoding NUDIX hydrolase, with translation MKFCSQCGNPVILRIPEGDSRLRHVCEHCHTIHYQNPNIVAGCLVTQGEKVLLCRRAIEPRLGFWTLPAGFMENGETIEQAARRETIEEACATLTDLHLYALIDVPHINQVHVFYRAELATPEFAAGVESLEVQLFDEADIPWQDLAFMTVRRTLEYFFADRRQQVYPVHTSALPASRPIQDT, from the coding sequence ATGAAATTCTGCAGCCAGTGCGGTAACCCGGTCATCTTGCGCATTCCCGAAGGCGATAGCCGCCTGCGTCATGTCTGCGAGCATTGCCACACCATCCATTATCAGAACCCGAATATCGTGGCCGGCTGCCTTGTGACACAAGGTGAAAAGGTCCTGCTGTGCCGCCGCGCCATCGAACCGCGCCTGGGTTTCTGGACCTTGCCGGCCGGCTTCATGGAGAACGGCGAAACCATCGAGCAGGCAGCGCGACGTGAAACCATCGAGGAGGCCTGCGCCACGCTGACCGATCTGCATCTGTATGCACTGATCGACGTGCCGCACATCAATCAGGTGCATGTGTTCTACCGCGCCGAACTGGCGACTCCAGAATTCGCCGCCGGGGTCGAAAGCCTTGAGGTGCAATTATTCGACGAAGCCGACATTCCATGGCAGGACCTGGCTTTCATGACAGTCAGGCGTACCCTAGAATACTTCTTCGCGGACAGACGCCAGCAGGTTTACCCGGTACACACCAGCGCCCTGCCAGCTTCGCGCCCGATCCAGGACACATAA
- a CDS encoding CoA pyrophosphatase, whose translation MLDELLLRVSSHTPDILESDRRFPEAAVLVPVTRSDEPELILTLRASGLSTHSGEVAFPGGRRDPEDPDLVFTALREAEEEIGLPPGLVEIVGPLSPLISKHGIKVTPYVGVIPDFVEYRPNDAEIAAVFSVPLEFFRQDTREHTHRIDYDGRSWYVPSYRYGGYKIWGLTAIMIVELVNVLYDAKISLHHPPERSTT comes from the coding sequence ATGCTGGATGAGCTACTTCTGCGTGTCAGCAGTCATACGCCAGATATTCTTGAGTCGGATCGACGTTTCCCCGAGGCGGCGGTGTTGGTGCCGGTCACGCGCAGTGACGAGCCCGAGTTGATCCTGACCTTGCGTGCCAGCGGGCTTTCCACCCACAGCGGGGAGGTGGCGTTTCCGGGCGGGCGACGCGATCCGGAAGATCCCGATCTGGTATTCACGGCCCTGCGCGAGGCGGAGGAAGAAATCGGCCTGCCGCCCGGTCTTGTCGAGATTGTCGGCCCTCTGAGCCCGCTGATCTCCAAACATGGCATCAAGGTCACGCCTTATGTCGGCGTGATTCCCGATTTTGTCGAATACCGTCCCAATGATGCCGAAATCGCTGCGGTGTTCAGCGTGCCTCTGGAGTTCTTCCGCCAGGACACCCGTGAGCACACGCACCGGATCGATTATGACGGTCGCAGTTGGTACGTACCCAGCTATCGTTATGGCGGATACAAGATCTGGGGGCTGACGGCGATCATGATCGTCGAGCTGGTGAATGTGTTGTATGACGCGAAAATCAGCCTGCACCATCCGCCCGAGCGATCCACCACCTGA
- a CDS encoding gamma carbonic anhydrase family protein — MKYRLGDSCVQTDPHSWIAPNAVLIGKVKLEAGSSVWFNAVLRGDNELIHIGENSNVQDGTVMHTDMGSPLNIGKGVTIGHNVMLHGCSVDDYSLIGINSVILNGAKIGKYCIIGANSLIGEGKVIPDGSLVMGSPGKVVRELTDVQKKMLEASAAHYVHNAQRYARDLAVQED; from the coding sequence ATGAAATATCGCCTGGGAGACTCCTGTGTCCAGACCGATCCACACAGCTGGATCGCGCCCAATGCGGTCCTGATCGGCAAGGTCAAGCTGGAGGCCGGCTCGAGCGTCTGGTTCAACGCGGTGCTGCGGGGCGATAACGAACTGATTCATATCGGCGAGAACAGCAACGTGCAGGATGGCACGGTGATGCACACCGATATGGGGTCGCCGCTGAACATCGGCAAAGGTGTCACCATTGGTCATAACGTCATGCTGCACGGTTGCAGCGTTGACGATTACAGCCTGATCGGCATCAACTCGGTGATTCTCAACGGCGCAAAGATCGGCAAATACTGCATCATCGGCGCCAACTCGCTGATCGGCGAAGGCAAGGTCATCCCCGATGGCTCTCTGGTGATGGGGTCGCCGGGCAAGGTGGTACGCGAGCTCACCGACGTGCAGAAGAAAATGCTTGAAGCCAGCGCCGCGCATTATGTCCACAATGCCCAGCGTTACGCCCGCGACCTGGCCGTGCAGGAAGATTGA
- a CDS encoding DUF1289 domain-containing protein translates to MSTESIPEKPVRSPCVSICALDEDDICTGCQRTVAEITGWSRMSNDERRAVLGLCHERAKASGVVWAVFRE, encoded by the coding sequence ATGAGCACTGAATCCATTCCGGAAAAACCCGTCCGCTCGCCCTGCGTCAGCATCTGTGCGCTGGACGAAGATGATATCTGCACTGGCTGTCAGCGAACGGTCGCCGAGATCACTGGCTGGAGCCGCATGAGCAATGACGAGCGGCGGGCGGTGCTGGGCTTGTGCCATGAGCGGGCCAAGGCGAGCGGGGTGGTGTGGGCTGTTTTTCGCGAATGA
- a CDS encoding VUT family protein, protein MLFLIAYISSVVLINFAFSTAPHLDIIWSAWGGLVFVLRDMVQTRFGHGAILAMLVALLLSYVTSEPAIALASATAFAVSECIDWLVFSITRRPLHDRLWISSALSIPLDTFIFFGLIDALTAPVILTALGSKFAGVTAVWLIMAWRIRKNACPG, encoded by the coding sequence ATGCTGTTTCTGATCGCCTACATCAGCAGTGTCGTGCTGATCAACTTCGCCTTTTCCACGGCGCCACATCTGGACATCATCTGGTCAGCGTGGGGCGGGCTGGTGTTTGTGCTGCGCGATATGGTGCAGACCCGTTTCGGCCACGGCGCGATTCTGGCCATGCTGGTGGCATTGCTGCTGTCTTATGTCACCAGCGAGCCGGCCATCGCGCTGGCCAGCGCCACGGCGTTCGCGGTTTCCGAGTGCATCGACTGGCTGGTGTTCAGCATCACCAGGCGCCCGTTGCATGACCGGCTGTGGATCAGTTCGGCCCTGAGTATTCCGCTGGACACCTTTATCTTTTTCGGCCTGATCGATGCCTTGACGGCGCCGGTCATCCTGACAGCCCTGGGCTCCAAGTTCGCGGGCGTGACGGCTGTCTGGCTGATCATGGCCTGGCGTATCCGCAAGAACGCTTGTCCGGGTTGA
- the purT gene encoding formate-dependent phosphoribosylglycinamide formyltransferase, whose amino-acid sequence MTQIGTPLSPTATRVLFCGSGELGKEVVIELQRLGVEVIAVDRYADAPAMQVAHRSHVINMLDGAALRAVVEAEKPHFIVPEIEAIATATLVELESEGFTVIPTARAAQLTMNREGIRRLAAEELKLPTSPYHFADTFEDYSNAVLDLGFPCVVKPVMSSSGKGQSLLKTADDIQKAWDYAQEGGRAGKGRVIVEGFIDFDYEITLLTVRHVGGTTFCAPVGHRQEKGDYQESWQPQAMSPVALAESERVAKAVTEALGGRGIFGVELFIKGDQVWFSEVSPRPHDTGLVTLISQDLSQFALHARAILGLPVPLIRQFGPSASSVILVEGQSTQTAFANLGAALAEPDTALRLFGKPEVNGQRRMGVALARDESIEAARAKATRASAAVNVIL is encoded by the coding sequence ATGACTCAAATCGGAACTCCACTGTCGCCTACCGCGACTCGCGTATTGTTCTGCGGCAGTGGCGAGCTGGGCAAGGAAGTAGTGATCGAGCTGCAACGCCTGGGCGTCGAAGTGATCGCTGTTGACCGTTATGCCGATGCGCCTGCCATGCAGGTCGCCCATCGCAGCCATGTGATCAACATGCTGGACGGTGCTGCGCTGCGTGCGGTGGTTGAGGCCGAGAAGCCGCACTTCATCGTTCCGGAAATCGAAGCCATCGCGACCGCTACCCTGGTCGAGCTTGAGTCCGAAGGTTTCACCGTCATCCCGACGGCCCGTGCTGCGCAACTGACCATGAACCGTGAAGGCATTCGTCGTCTGGCTGCCGAAGAACTCAAGCTGCCGACGTCGCCGTACCACTTTGCCGATACCTTCGAGGACTACAGCAACGCGGTCCTGGACCTGGGCTTCCCTTGCGTGGTCAAGCCGGTCATGAGTTCGTCGGGCAAGGGTCAGAGCCTGCTCAAGACCGCCGATGATATCCAGAAGGCCTGGGACTACGCGCAGGAAGGCGGTCGTGCCGGCAAGGGCCGCGTGATCGTGGAAGGTTTTATCGATTTCGATTACGAAATCACACTACTGACCGTACGCCATGTGGGCGGCACCACGTTCTGTGCGCCGGTTGGTCATCGCCAGGAGAAGGGCGACTATCAGGAGTCCTGGCAGCCACAGGCCATGAGCCCGGTTGCACTGGCCGAGTCCGAGCGCGTTGCCAAGGCGGTGACCGAGGCGTTGGGCGGTCGCGGTATCTTTGGTGTCGAGTTGTTCATCAAGGGTGATCAGGTATGGTTCAGCGAAGTGTCGCCGCGCCCGCATGACACTGGTCTGGTAACCCTGATTTCCCAGGACCTGTCTCAGTTCGCACTGCATGCCCGCGCTATTCTGGGCCTGCCTGTACCGTTGATCCGTCAGTTCGGGCCATCGGCTTCGTCGGTGATTCTGGTTGAAGGTCAGTCCACACAAACCGCTTTCGCCAACCTGGGTGCTGCACTGGCCGAGCCGGATACGGCTTTGCGTCTGTTTGGCAAGCCTGAAGTCAACGGCCAGCGACGCATGGGCGTAGCCCTGGCCCGTGATGAGTCCATCGAAGCCGCCCGCGCCAAGGCGACCCGTGCTTCGGCGGCGGTAAACGTCATCCTGTAA
- a CDS encoding MFS transporter gives MTSTATLSENDDTQTPPTNSPTRVATASFIGTAIEFYDFYVYATAAALVIGPVFFPQTSGTAQMLSSFLTFGIAFLARPLGSALFGHFGDRIGRKSTLVASLLLMGVCTTLIGVLPGYATIGAWAPIILCLLRFGQGLGLGGEWGGAALLATENAPKGKRAWFGMFPQLGPSIGFLAANGLFLALALTLSDEQFRSWGWRIPFLLSAALVMVGLYVRLKLEETPVFAKAVARHERVKMPIVETFSQHWKPMLLGAASMVVCYALFYISTVFSLSYGVSTLGYSRETFLGLLCFAVLFMAAATPLSAWASDRFGRKPVLIVGGVLAILSGFLMEPLLTHGTTWGVALFLCIELFLMGVTFAPMGALLPELFPTQVRYTGASAAYNLGGIVGASVAPFFAQKLVAMGGLSWVGGYVSAAALISLLAVLCLKETRDREL, from the coding sequence ATGACCAGCACCGCTACTCTCAGCGAAAACGACGACACCCAAACACCCCCCACCAACTCGCCAACCCGCGTTGCAACCGCCAGTTTCATTGGCACCGCCATCGAGTTCTACGACTTTTACGTCTACGCCACGGCTGCGGCACTGGTGATCGGCCCGGTGTTTTTTCCGCAGACCTCCGGCACCGCCCAGATGCTGTCGTCATTTCTGACCTTCGGCATCGCCTTCCTCGCTCGTCCGCTGGGGTCGGCACTGTTCGGCCATTTCGGCGACCGTATCGGACGCAAGTCGACGCTGGTCGCCTCATTACTGCTGATGGGTGTCTGCACCACCTTGATTGGCGTGCTGCCCGGCTACGCGACCATCGGAGCCTGGGCACCGATCATTCTCTGCCTGCTACGCTTCGGCCAGGGCCTGGGGCTTGGCGGCGAATGGGGTGGCGCCGCGCTGCTGGCGACTGAAAATGCGCCCAAAGGCAAACGAGCCTGGTTCGGCATGTTCCCGCAACTGGGGCCATCCATTGGTTTTCTGGCAGCCAACGGCCTGTTTCTGGCACTGGCGCTGACACTCAGCGACGAGCAATTCCGCTCGTGGGGCTGGCGGATTCCCTTCCTGCTCAGCGCCGCGCTGGTCATGGTCGGCCTGTATGTACGCCTGAAACTGGAAGAAACACCGGTCTTCGCCAAAGCCGTCGCACGCCATGAACGGGTCAAGATGCCGATCGTGGAAACCTTCAGCCAGCACTGGAAACCGATGCTGCTGGGTGCCGCCTCAATGGTCGTGTGCTACGCGCTGTTCTATATCTCGACGGTCTTCTCCCTGAGTTATGGGGTGTCGACCCTGGGCTATAGCCGGGAAACCTTTCTGGGCCTGCTGTGCTTTGCGGTGCTGTTCATGGCGGCGGCCACGCCTCTTTCGGCCTGGGCAAGCGATCGCTTCGGGCGCAAGCCGGTGCTGATTGTCGGCGGTGTACTGGCGATTCTCTCGGGCTTTCTCATGGAACCGCTGCTCACCCACGGCACGACCTGGGGTGTTGCGCTGTTCCTGTGTATCGAGCTGTTCCTGATGGGCGTGACCTTCGCCCCCATGGGCGCACTGTTGCCGGAACTGTTCCCGACCCAGGTACGTTACACCGGCGCATCGGCAGCCTATAACCTGGGCGGAATCGTCGGCGCATCCGTCGCCCCGTTCTTTGCACAGAAACTGGTGGCGATGGGCGGCTTGAGCTGGGTTGGCGGGTATGTGTCGGCAGCAGCACTGATCAGCCTGCTGGCTGTGCTGTGCCTGAAAGAGACGAGAGACAGAGAACTCTGA
- a CDS encoding transporter associated domain-containing protein, with translation MDNLPLGPLLGVLTLLMLWSGLLTAVETAHHLLKTLRVGKRPNEAAAFPELAFELNSLILSNTLIKTLITVIATLVAVNSWLYNGPTIAWLITAAAMLVFAELIPRRLAARYPVATLLLGNGTLRIPMKIVWPLACVFSTIAKYLLRLFGVRKVTGLDHDLDDTSQKSGHDGVQEHHPRANVLSGIHALDSITVNDILIPRNEVDGVNLDDPIEQIIERLIISRHTRLPVYHNDINQVQGVLNTRQISHLLPKAELTKEQLLAVCYEPYFVPESTPLQLQLLNFHKQQRRLGVVVDEYGEVLGIVSLEDILEEIVGEFENEQSLNNPHVTRQADGRLEVEGAASIRELNKSLGWHLPSDGPKTLNGLVTEALETIPEGPVCLKIGPYRLEILETEDNRVKRVLMWQNAPSLVFK, from the coding sequence ATGGATAATCTGCCCCTCGGCCCACTTCTGGGTGTGCTGACCCTGCTGATGCTCTGGTCCGGTCTGCTGACCGCAGTCGAGACCGCTCATCATCTGCTCAAGACCTTGCGCGTCGGCAAGCGCCCCAACGAAGCCGCGGCCTTTCCCGAACTGGCTTTCGAGCTCAACAGCCTGATCCTGAGCAATACGCTGATCAAAACCCTGATCACCGTCATCGCCACACTGGTCGCCGTCAATAGCTGGCTATATAACGGCCCGACTATCGCGTGGCTCATCACCGCCGCAGCCATGCTGGTCTTTGCCGAACTTATCCCGCGTCGTCTTGCTGCCCGCTACCCTGTCGCCACGCTATTGCTGGGCAACGGGACACTGCGCATTCCAATGAAGATCGTCTGGCCGCTGGCCTGCGTTTTCAGCACGATTGCCAAATACCTGTTGCGCCTTTTCGGCGTTCGCAAGGTGACAGGCCTGGATCATGATCTGGATGATACCTCCCAGAAATCCGGTCATGACGGCGTACAGGAACATCATCCACGGGCCAATGTGCTGTCGGGCATCCACGCCCTGGACAGCATCACGGTCAATGACATTCTGATACCACGCAACGAAGTGGACGGCGTCAACCTCGACGACCCCATCGAACAGATCATCGAACGCCTGATCATTTCCCGACACACTCGCCTGCCGGTCTATCACAACGACATCAATCAGGTGCAGGGCGTCCTCAACACCCGCCAGATCAGCCACCTGCTGCCCAAGGCAGAGCTGACCAAGGAACAATTACTGGCTGTCTGCTACGAACCTTACTTCGTGCCCGAAAGCACGCCACTGCAGTTGCAACTGCTGAACTTCCACAAGCAGCAGCGTCGGCTCGGTGTGGTGGTGGACGAGTATGGCGAAGTACTCGGCATCGTCAGCCTGGAAGACATCCTCGAAGAGATCGTCGGCGAATTCGAGAACGAACAAAGCCTCAACAATCCCCACGTCACCCGTCAGGCGGACGGTCGCCTTGAAGTGGAAGGCGCTGCGTCGATTCGCGAACTGAACAAGAGCCTGGGCTGGCATCTGCCTTCCGACGGCCCCAAGACCCTGAACGGTCTGGTCACCGAAGCCCTGGAAACCATCCCCGAAGGTCCGGTCTGCCTGAAAATCGGCCCTTACCGGCTGGAAATCCTGGAAACCGAGGACAATCGCGTGAAGCGGGTCTTGATGTGGCAAAACGCTCCAAGCCTGGTTTTCAAGTAA
- a CDS encoding cytochrome C assembly family protein, translating into MFPLTPSLLSSLAAASLYAAATVYQGVRLNQTAKPDKRLLVLLGTLAVIAHAIGLYSQLMRPAGLGLDFFNSASLIAVSVIALTLIATTRIPVENLLVLLFPLGMITALLAQYAPSGTVQPIIEEPGILSHILLSILAYGMFTIAVFQALLLLLQDHQLKNKHPSGLIKNFPPLQTMESLLFGFLWAGWTLLSLSLISGWVFVENLFAQHLVHKTLLACLAWVVFSVLLWGRNRLGWRGHKAIRWTLGGFCLLMLAYFGSKLVREFILHI; encoded by the coding sequence ATGTTCCCTCTAACACCCAGTCTTCTTTCAAGCCTCGCCGCCGCCAGCCTCTATGCCGCTGCGACCGTCTATCAGGGCGTACGCCTGAACCAGACCGCCAAACCCGACAAGCGGCTGCTTGTACTGCTCGGCACCCTGGCCGTCATTGCCCATGCCATCGGCCTTTATTCCCAACTGATGCGCCCGGCAGGCCTGGGGCTGGACTTCTTCAACTCAGCCAGTCTGATCGCCGTGTCAGTCATCGCCCTGACCCTGATCGCCACCACGCGAATTCCCGTGGAAAACCTGCTGGTGCTGCTGTTCCCGCTGGGCATGATCACCGCCCTGCTGGCCCAATACGCCCCGAGCGGCACCGTACAGCCGATCATTGAAGAGCCGGGCATTCTCAGCCACATCCTGCTTTCCATCCTGGCGTACGGCATGTTCACCATCGCGGTCTTCCAGGCGCTGCTGTTGCTGCTGCAGGATCACCAGCTCAAGAACAAGCATCCTTCCGGGCTGATCAAGAACTTCCCGCCACTGCAAACCATGGAAAGCCTGCTGTTCGGCTTCCTCTGGGCCGGCTGGACCCTGCTGTCGCTGTCGCTGATTTCCGGCTGGGTGTTCGTTGAGAACCTGTTTGCCCAGCATCTGGTACACAAGACCCTGCTCGCCTGCCTGGCCTGGGTGGTGTTCAGCGTTCTGCTGTGGGGGCGCAACCGTCTCGGCTGGCGCGGGCACAAAGCCATTCGCTGGACTCTGGGCGGCTTCTGCCTGCTGATGCTGGCCTATTTCGGCAGCAAGCTGGTACGTGAATTCATTCTGCATATCTGA
- the ffh gene encoding signal recognition particle protein, which translates to MFENLTDRLSQTLRHVTGKAKLTEDNIKDTLREVRMALLEADVALPVVKDFVNSVKERAVGTEVSRSLTPGQAFVKIVQAELESLMGAANEDLVLNVTPPAVVLMAGLQGAGKTTTAGKLARFLKERKKKTVMVVSVDVYRPAAIKQLETLANDIGVTFFASDISQKPVDIAQAAIREARLKFIDVVIVDTAGRLHVDAEMMTEIQALHAEVKPAETLFVVDAMTGQDAANTAKAFGDALPLTGVVLTKVDGDARGGAALSVRAITGKPIKFIGMGEKSEALEPFHPDRIASRILGMGDVLSLIEQAEQTLDKEKADKLAKKLKKGKGFDLEDFRDQLQQMKSMGGLGGLMDKLPSIGGMNISQMGNAQGVAEKQFKQMEAIINSMTPAERRDPDLISGSRKRRIAIGSGTQVQDIGRLIKQHKQMQKMMKKFSAKGGMAKMMRGMGGMFPGGGMPKM; encoded by the coding sequence ATGTTTGAAAACCTTACCGACCGCCTCTCGCAGACGCTGCGCCACGTAACTGGCAAGGCCAAGCTGACCGAGGACAACATCAAAGATACCCTGCGCGAAGTGCGCATGGCTTTGCTCGAAGCCGATGTCGCCCTGCCGGTGGTCAAGGACTTCGTCAATAGCGTCAAGGAGCGTGCCGTCGGCACCGAGGTGTCGCGCAGCCTGACACCGGGTCAGGCGTTCGTGAAGATCGTTCAGGCCGAACTCGAAAGCCTGATGGGTGCGGCCAACGAAGACCTGGTGCTTAACGTCACGCCTCCGGCGGTCGTGTTGATGGCCGGTTTGCAGGGGGCGGGTAAAACCACCACTGCTGGCAAACTTGCTCGCTTCCTTAAAGAGCGCAAGAAGAAAACCGTGATGGTCGTGTCGGTGGACGTCTATCGTCCTGCGGCCATCAAGCAGCTTGAAACCCTGGCCAATGATATCGGCGTGACTTTCTTCGCTTCCGATATCAGCCAGAAGCCTGTGGATATAGCTCAGGCTGCCATCCGCGAAGCCAGACTCAAGTTCATCGATGTCGTGATCGTCGACACCGCCGGTCGCCTGCACGTCGATGCCGAGATGATGACCGAGATCCAGGCGTTGCATGCCGAGGTGAAGCCGGCTGAAACCCTGTTCGTGGTCGATGCCATGACCGGTCAGGATGCGGCCAACACCGCCAAGGCGTTCGGCGATGCGCTGCCGCTGACCGGTGTGGTTCTTACCAAGGTCGATGGCGATGCTCGCGGCGGTGCTGCATTGTCGGTGCGTGCGATTACCGGCAAGCCGATCAAGTTCATCGGTATGGGGGAGAAGAGCGAAGCTCTGGAGCCGTTCCACCCGGATCGTATCGCGTCGCGAATTCTCGGCATGGGCGACGTCCTCAGCCTTATCGAGCAGGCCGAGCAGACTCTGGATAAAGAGAAAGCCGACAAACTGGCCAAGAAGCTCAAGAAGGGCAAGGGCTTCGACCTCGAAGATTTCCGCGATCAGTTGCAACAGATGAAGAGTATGGGCGGCCTTGGCGGCCTCATGGACAAACTGCCCAGTATCGGTGGCATGAACATTTCTCAGATGGGCAATGCCCAGGGCGTGGCCGAGAAGCAGTTCAAGCAGATGGAAGCCATCATCAACTCGATGACGCCGGCCGAGCGTCGTGACCCGGATCTGATCAGCGGTTCGCGCAAACGCCGTATCGCCATCGGTTCGGGTACTCAGGTTCAGGACATCGGGCGTCTGATCAAGCAGCACAAGCAGATGCAGAAGATGATGAAGAAATTCTCCGCCAAGGGCGGTATGGCAAAAATGATGCGCGGCATGGGTGGAATGTTCCCTGGCGGCGGCATGCCAAAAATGTGA
- the rpsP gene encoding 30S ribosomal protein S16, protein MLTIRLALGGSKKRPFYHLTVTDSRNARDGSHKEQIGFFNPIARGQEVRLSVNEERLNYWLGVGAQTSERVAQLIKEHNKAKAAA, encoded by the coding sequence ATGCTAACCATCCGTCTTGCCCTTGGCGGCTCCAAAAAGCGCCCGTTTTACCACCTGACCGTAACCGACAGCCGCAACGCTCGTGACGGTTCTCACAAAGAACAAATCGGTTTCTTCAACCCGATTGCTCGTGGTCAGGAAGTTCGTCTGTCCGTCAACGAAGAACGCCTGAACTACTGGCTGGGCGTTGGCGCTCAGACTTCCGAGCGCGTTGCCCAGTTGATCAAAGAGCACAACAAGGCTAAGGCCGCGGCCTGA
- the rimM gene encoding ribosome maturation factor RimM (Essential for efficient processing of 16S rRNA), whose protein sequence is MNATPASADDLIVIGKIFSVHGVRGEVKVYSFTDPIDNLLDYTTWTLRREGRVEKQVELVSGRLQGKFLVAKLKGLDDRDEARLLSGCEICVQRSLFPDLDDGEYYWYQLEGLKVIDTLGQLLGKIDHLLETGSNDVMVVKPCAGSLDDRERLLPYTEQCVLAIDLDAGEMKVDWDADF, encoded by the coding sequence ATGAATGCGACGCCTGCATCTGCCGACGATCTGATCGTCATAGGCAAGATTTTCTCGGTTCATGGCGTTCGCGGCGAAGTGAAGGTTTATTCCTTTACGGATCCGATTGATAACCTGCTGGACTACACGACCTGGACGCTGCGGCGCGAAGGGCGGGTGGAAAAACAGGTCGAGCTGGTCAGCGGACGCTTGCAAGGCAAGTTCCTGGTCGCAAAGCTCAAGGGGCTCGATGATCGCGACGAAGCTCGTCTTCTGTCCGGTTGCGAAATCTGCGTGCAGCGTAGCCTGTTCCCTGATCTGGACGATGGCGAGTACTACTGGTACCAGCTTGAAGGCCTGAAGGTCATCGACACGCTCGGGCAATTGCTCGGCAAGATCGATCACCTGCTTGAAACCGGCTCGAACGATGTAATGGTGGTCAAGCCCTGCGCGGGCAGTCTGGATGATCGCGAGCGTCTGTTGCCCTATACGGAGCAATGCGTGCTGGCAATCGACCTTGACGCCGGCGAGATGAAGGTGGATTGGGATGCGGACTTCTGA